The following nucleotide sequence is from Bacillota bacterium.
TATATACTGGTATATGGCGTTGGGGCTTCCTTCAAACCCCATTTCTTTTAATACCGGATGTATGGTGCGATGACTGTGCCCTTCTTTTAGCATGGCTATGACAGTCTCCTTGAATGGTTCAACGATTGACTCCCTTGAAGGATGGGCCTTCGGACCGATAGTTTTTATATCGCGTGTCGCAATCTTTTCAAAACGCTGCTGTTGAGAGGAATTCATCATTGCAATATTTTTTTCGATTTTTTCATCGACTGATTTAAGCGTCTCCACTGCCACCCTTCTGTAGCGTTGGACGTCCATCATATTTATTCCCAGGCTTTTCGCGATATCCGCCGTCCTCATACCTTTTCCGGACAGTTCTAATATCTTCAGTGTGTTTCTGTATTTCACCTCTTGCTTTTCTGTCAACTTGGCTAGCCTAACGTGCTTATTTACAATTTCATCAGGAACGTAGAAATAGTCATCATTCAAAGTCGAAACGCCGTCTCCTTGTCCGTCGGCACGTATCCATCCGTCGCCTTCGCGCACGAATATTCTGGCTGGAATTATGCTCATGGGGGCTTCCTTTACCGCAGCTTGGGCGTTTTTGATTAAATGGAACCGGTCGGCAACCTGAACCTTGTTAGCCTCTGCCGCTGCTGACGAGTATGCGCCAGCCCGATCCCTGCTGAATATCTTTGACGACGTGAATTTCTCCAAAACCTGCGCCACTGCCTCCTTATTTGCTCCCCTGATGATTATTAAAACCCGATGGGTTTTTTCATCTATAAACACAGTACAAGACGAAGATTTGTCGCCCTTCCTGAGGTTTACATCATCTACGGATATGACCTCAACATCGTTATTTCCCAAGTTCTCCTCAATTACTTTGGCCGCTACAGCCTTTGTATATCTAGATATAGTATCGTTGCTGACCTTTGCTCCTTCCAATTTCAGCACCTGCTCCGCAGAATGGCAGTTGCTCTGCATAGCCTGCATTACGCAATATTTCTTAAACCGTTCTGTTTTCCGCGCATCCTCATCGCAAAATCCTTCTGTCCGTTCAGTAAAAATCTTATGCTTGCATCCAGGGTTCTGGCATTTATATTTGTTGACTCTGCATGCATGGAATACTGCTATCCCATTCACTGGAATATCCTGAATTTCCTTGTAATAGTACTCATTTGCATGCTCTGTGCTTT
It contains:
- a CDS encoding transposase, yielding MLQENIGRKAMLISMLAKDGFDPEAAEKLYKIEMQVTKHFEYGGVVPDYFELQDIEIVKESKKVYWVSKTTESICPFCGEKSTEHANEYYYKEIQDIPVNGIAVFHACRVNKYKCQNPGCKHKIFTERTEGFCDEDARKTERFKKYCVMQAMQSNCHSAEQVLKLEGAKVSNDTISRYTKAVAAKVIEENLGNNDVEVISVDDVNLRKGDKSSSCTVFIDEKTHRVLIIIRGANKEAVAQVLEKFTSSKIFSRDRAGAYSSAAAEANKVQVADRFHLIKNAQAAVKEAPMSIIPARIFVREGDGWIRADGQGDGVSTLNDDYFYVPDEIVNKHVRLAKLTEKQEVKYRNTLKILELSGKGMRTADIAKSLGINMMDVQRYRRVAVETLKSVDEKIEKNIAMMNSSQQQRFEKIATRDIKTIGPKAHPSRESIVEPFKETVIAMLKEGHSHRTIHPVLKEMGFEGSPNAIYQYIVKVRKENMEEAKPNELEKPPVLNLESVTHGTVYRSILKEASKGRAKIGKNNPSENKCNLQENDSGAKTHKRDLSASDDSSLPPEIRKIMYGESKSNEAGNPMGTSDESDSLEGNTEAKKKLIMEKVYTCSQCCKCWCNS